In Flavobacterium lacustre, a genomic segment contains:
- a CDS encoding DEAD/DEAH box helicase, translating into MSFKSLGLSDALLKAISKKGYTTPSPIQQKAIPPILEGKDVLASAQTGTGKTAGFTLPILQILSQGKHLSHRPIRALILTPTRELAAQILANIKEYSEFVDLRSAVIFGGVNQNPQVSQLRQGVDILVATPGRLIDLQNQGLVSLSKVEILVLDEADRMLDMGFLRDIERIMKVLPSKRQNLLFSATFSKDIKKLAMGILHNPVQVEATPENTTVDAIIQKIYPCAKEKKTELIIKLITDGNWKQILVFTRTKQGANKLTESMISAGIKAAAIHGNKGQGARTKALAGFKDGSLTALVATDIAARGLDIPLLPHVINFELPNIPEDYVHRIGRTGRAGASGEAISLFSPDETVFLRDIEKLVGLKLPKENIKGFEPDPNASKEPIKQGQGRQQRDSTPRKPKTDSTNRSSNNSFGPRRPSQNNDRRSNR; encoded by the coding sequence ATGTCATTTAAATCATTAGGCCTATCGGATGCTTTATTAAAAGCCATCAGCAAAAAAGGATACACAACCCCTTCTCCAATTCAACAAAAAGCAATTCCACCCATCTTAGAAGGCAAAGATGTTTTAGCATCTGCACAAACAGGAACAGGAAAAACAGCAGGTTTTACCCTACCCATATTACAAATATTATCACAAGGAAAACACTTAAGCCACAGACCCATTCGTGCCTTAATATTGACCCCAACACGAGAATTGGCTGCACAAATTTTAGCCAATATAAAAGAATACAGTGAGTTTGTTGATTTACGCTCTGCCGTTATTTTTGGTGGTGTAAACCAAAATCCACAAGTTAGCCAATTGCGTCAAGGTGTTGATATTTTGGTCGCAACTCCCGGTCGATTGATCGATTTACAAAATCAAGGTTTGGTATCACTGTCCAAAGTGGAGATTCTGGTTTTAGATGAAGCTGACCGTATGTTGGATATGGGATTTTTACGAGATATCGAACGCATCATGAAAGTATTGCCATCCAAAAGGCAAAACTTACTATTTTCGGCAACCTTTTCAAAAGACATCAAGAAATTGGCAATGGGAATTTTGCATAACCCGGTTCAAGTGGAAGCAACACCCGAAAACACAACTGTTGATGCCATTATTCAAAAAATATATCCTTGTGCCAAAGAGAAAAAAACAGAACTAATCATCAAACTGATTACGGATGGCAACTGGAAACAGATTTTGGTTTTTACCCGTACCAAACAAGGAGCCAACAAATTGACTGAAAGCATGATTAGCGCTGGTATTAAAGCAGCAGCCATTCATGGAAACAAAGGGCAAGGTGCAAGAACTAAAGCTTTGGCCGGTTTTAAAGACGGAAGCCTGACCGCTTTGGTTGCCACAGATATTGCTGCTAGAGGTTTGGATATTCCATTATTGCCACACGTGATCAATTTTGAATTGCCCAATATTCCCGAAGATTATGTACACCGCATTGGTAGAACCGGACGTGCCGGAGCAAGCGGAGAAGCCATTTCGCTATTTAGTCCAGACGAAACTGTTTTTCTACGTGATATCGAAAAATTGGTAGGATTGAAATTACCTAAAGAGAACATCAAAGGTTTCGAACCCGACCCTAACGCATCAAAAGAGCCAATCAAACAAGGACAAGGAAGACAGCAACGCGATTCAACTCCGCGAAAACCAAAAACAGACTCTACAAACCGAAGCAGCAATAACAGCTTTGGTCCAAGACGCCCGAGTCAAAATAATGACAGACGTTCTAATAGATAA
- a CDS encoding pseudouridine synthase, with product MLEILYQDEYIIAINKPSGLLVHKSFYARDAKVYAIQELRNQIGGQHVYPIHRLDRKTSGVLLFALDKDVLKIMNDRFATREVEKKYLAILRGWSPEELTIDYDLTNDDDVIQNAITYFHRLQTTEIELEFNNKPTSRYCLVEAIPETGRMHQLRKHFKHIFHPILGSRPHGCNKQNKLWLEHFELKGMMLHAHQLFFNHPITNEPLILNAKINEEFSRVGTILNLDLNLYE from the coding sequence ATGTTAGAAATTCTGTACCAAGACGAATATATTATTGCAATTAATAAACCAAGTGGATTGTTAGTCCACAAATCATTTTATGCGCGCGATGCAAAAGTTTATGCGATTCAAGAATTGAGAAATCAAATAGGAGGACAACACGTTTATCCTATTCATCGGTTAGATCGCAAAACATCTGGTGTCTTGTTATTTGCACTGGACAAGGATGTTTTAAAAATTATGAATGATCGTTTTGCCACACGCGAAGTCGAAAAAAAGTATTTAGCCATTTTACGTGGTTGGTCACCCGAAGAACTAACGATTGATTATGATTTAACCAATGATGATGACGTCATCCAGAATGCAATAACCTACTTTCATCGATTGCAAACTACCGAAATTGAGTTAGAATTTAACAATAAACCAACGTCCCGATATTGTTTGGTAGAAGCGATTCCTGAAACGGGACGGATGCATCAATTACGAAAACATTTCAAACATATTTTTCATCCCATTTTAGGAAGTCGGCCACATGGTTGTAACAAACAAAATAAATTATGGTTGGAGCATTTTGAACTGAAAGGAATGATGCTTCATGCACATCAGTTATTTTTTAATCATCCCATAACTAATGAACCACTTATCTTGAATGCAAAGATTAATGAAGAGTTTAGCAGAGTAGGTACTATTCTTAATCTAGATTTGAATCTGTATGAATAG
- a CDS encoding YifB family Mg chelatase-like AAA ATPase — translation MLVKVFGSAVFGVEATTITVEVNIDKGIGYHLVGLPDNAIKESSYRIAAALKNNGYAMPGKKITINMAPADLRKEGSAYDLTLAIGILVASAQIKADEIDKYIIMGELSLDGSLQPIRGALPIAIKAKEEGFKGFFLPKQNVKEAAIVAGLNVYGVDNLQEVIDFLEGKGTLEPTTIDTRAEFYKTLDFPEFDFSDVKGQESIKRCMEIAAAGGHNIILIGPPGAGKTMLAKRLPSILPPMTLREALETTKIHSVAGKLKEVGLMNQRPFRSPHHTISNVALVGGGSYPQPGEISMAHNGVLFLDELPEFKRDVLEVMRQPLEDREVTISRAKFTVTYPSSFMLVASMNPSPSGFFNDPDSPQTSSPHEMQRYLSKISGPLLDRIDIHIEVTPVPFEKLSDDRKAESSVDIRKRVTSAREIQTNRFEQMENIHYNAQMNTKHIREYCALDDVSKQLLKTAMERLNLSARAYDRILKVARTIADLDAAPNVISSHIAEAIQYRSLDRDGWLG, via the coding sequence ATGTTAGTTAAAGTTTTTGGAAGTGCTGTTTTTGGTGTCGAAGCCACAACTATTACTGTCGAAGTCAATATTGATAAAGGTATCGGGTATCACTTAGTTGGTTTACCAGACAATGCGATTAAAGAAAGCAGCTACCGAATTGCCGCTGCACTCAAAAATAATGGGTACGCCATGCCAGGCAAGAAAATCACTATCAATATGGCGCCTGCCGATTTGCGAAAAGAGGGTTCTGCCTATGATTTGACTTTAGCCATTGGAATTCTCGTGGCTTCCGCCCAAATAAAAGCAGATGAAATAGATAAATACATCATTATGGGAGAACTTTCACTTGATGGAAGTTTACAGCCTATTCGCGGTGCATTACCCATTGCCATAAAAGCCAAAGAAGAAGGGTTTAAAGGTTTTTTTCTTCCAAAGCAAAACGTAAAAGAAGCGGCTATCGTAGCCGGATTGAATGTTTATGGTGTAGATAATCTGCAAGAAGTAATTGATTTCCTTGAAGGCAAAGGAACTTTAGAACCTACAACTATAGATACCAGAGCAGAGTTTTATAAAACATTAGACTTTCCGGAGTTTGATTTTTCGGATGTAAAAGGGCAAGAAAGTATCAAGCGGTGCATGGAAATTGCAGCAGCCGGCGGACATAATATTATTCTTATTGGTCCACCTGGAGCCGGAAAAACTATGCTCGCTAAACGTTTGCCTAGTATTTTACCACCCATGACGTTGCGTGAAGCACTCGAAACCACCAAAATTCATAGTGTTGCCGGTAAACTAAAAGAAGTGGGTTTGATGAATCAACGACCGTTCAGGAGTCCACATCATACTATTTCGAACGTGGCGCTTGTCGGGGGAGGGAGTTATCCACAGCCGGGTGAAATTTCTATGGCGCACAACGGCGTTTTATTTCTGGATGAGTTACCGGAATTTAAACGTGATGTTCTGGAAGTAATGCGTCAGCCATTAGAAGATAGAGAAGTAACTATTTCGAGAGCCAAGTTTACGGTTACTTATCCGTCTTCGTTTATGCTGGTGGCGAGTATGAATCCGAGTCCAAGTGGATTTTTTAATGATCCAGATTCTCCACAAACGTCTTCGCCACACGAAATGCAACGGTATTTGAGCAAAATTTCGGGACCTTTATTAGACAGAATTGATATTCATATTGAAGTAACTCCAGTTCCTTTTGAGAAACTTTCCGATGATAGAAAAGCAGAAAGTAGTGTTGATATTCGCAAAAGAGTGACATCTGCACGTGAAATTCAAACTAACCGTTTTGAACAAATGGAAAATATCCATTACAATGCCCAAATGAATACCAAACACATTCGCGAATATTGTGCGCTCGATGATGTTTCGAAACAATTATTGAAAACTGCCATGGAACGCTTGAATTTGTCTGCTCGTGCTTATGACCGGATTTTGAAAGTAGCTCGAACCATAGCCGATTTAGATGCTGCTCCAAATGTTATTTCCTCTCATATTGCCGAAGCGATTCAGTATAGAAGTTTGGACAGAGATGGATGGTTGGGGTAG
- a CDS encoding Gfo/Idh/MocA family protein, with protein MKEKVKWGIIGLGSIAHQFAKELLLVEGAEITAVASRNLDKAKEFAQLYHCKKAYGSYEEIIADAEIDILYIATPHDSHTAITIKALQNNKHVLCEKPIALRYADALQMIEASKENNKFLMEAFWTRFNPSVREALLKIKNGEIGTVKYVNADFAFHVENLNGNRMTDLKLGGGSLLDIGVYPLFLAYLILGIPNEILAKSNFHESGADLQTAMILNYNQAQAVLHSSFVSSSNMKATISGTSGRIILNPLWYQAQSYSLVTNNGKVKFKLPTKGKGYTYEIEECHSCIKENKIESTLWSHQNSLDLIKIVDEVRTQIGLVFPSDII; from the coding sequence ATGAAAGAAAAAGTAAAGTGGGGTATTATTGGTTTGGGATCTATTGCGCATCAATTTGCAAAAGAGTTATTACTTGTTGAAGGAGCAGAAATAACCGCTGTGGCTTCAAGAAATTTAGATAAAGCGAAAGAATTTGCTCAACTATATCATTGCAAAAAAGCATATGGATCCTACGAAGAAATTATTGCAGATGCTGAAATTGACATTCTTTACATTGCGACTCCCCATGATTCTCATACAGCAATAACGATTAAAGCGTTACAAAACAATAAACATGTTCTGTGTGAAAAACCAATTGCTTTGCGTTATGCCGATGCGTTGCAAATGATTGAAGCATCAAAGGAAAACAACAAATTTTTAATGGAAGCTTTTTGGACCCGATTTAATCCGTCCGTCAGAGAAGCGCTTTTGAAAATTAAAAATGGAGAGATAGGAACGGTTAAATACGTTAATGCTGATTTTGCTTTTCATGTTGAAAATCTAAATGGTAATAGAATGACCGATTTAAAGTTAGGCGGCGGCTCTCTTTTAGACATTGGAGTATATCCTTTATTTCTAGCTTATTTAATTTTGGGTATTCCAAACGAAATTCTCGCAAAATCAAATTTTCATGAATCGGGTGCTGATTTGCAAACAGCCATGATTCTGAATTATAATCAAGCACAAGCCGTTTTACATTCCAGTTTTGTTTCTTCTTCAAATATGAAAGCAACAATAAGCGGTACCTCGGGCCGAATAATTTTGAATCCACTTTGGTATCAAGCACAATCGTATTCATTAGTGACAAATAATGGAAAAGTGAAGTTTAAATTGCCAACAAAAGGCAAAGGATATACTTATGAAATAGAAGAATGCCACAGTTGTATCAAAGAAAATAAAATTGAAAGCACTCTTTGGTCCCATCAAAACAGTTTAGATCTTATCAAAATAGTAGATGAAGTGAGAACTCAAATAGGGTTAGTATTTCCATCAGATATAATATAA
- a CDS encoding PH domain-containing protein produces the protein MGLFNAILGNASEVSIENVSKEFQPILIDGEIIEKAYKLIKDMFVFTNKRLILVEKQLVGTKVDYMSIPYFNIKKFSKESAGILDLDAELKIWLNNDSAPIVKQFGKGGNNINEVYKILSQHILG, from the coding sequence ATGGGACTATTTAACGCCATATTAGGCAACGCATCAGAAGTATCAATTGAAAATGTTTCTAAAGAGTTTCAACCCATTCTTATAGATGGAGAAATAATCGAAAAAGCATATAAACTCATCAAAGACATGTTTGTCTTTACCAATAAAAGATTAATCTTAGTCGAAAAACAATTGGTAGGAACCAAAGTGGATTATATGTCAATTCCATATTTCAATATCAAAAAATTTTCTAAAGAAAGCGCCGGAATACTCGATTTAGATGCCGAATTAAAAATTTGGCTGAACAATGATTCCGCTCCCATAGTGAAGCAATTTGGAAAAGGAGGTAATAATATAAATGAAGTATATAAAATCTTAAGCCAGCATATTTTAGGATAA
- a CDS encoding ammonium transporter, giving the protein MRKIILSVILITILVLSLFSNYFLTESTTLGEHVVALKLDTGDTAWMIVASALVLIMTPGLGFFYGGMVGKKNVISTMLQSFMAMVIVTVLWVVIGFGLCFGPTIGGFIGNPTSNMFFQGVGSNTAWELAPTIPFILFAFFQAKFAIITPALITGAFAERVRFWAYLLFMVLFILLIYAPLCHMTWHPDGMFFKMGVLDFAGGTVVHMSAGWAALAGAMFLGKRKVQKVNPARITYVLLGTGLLWFGWFGFNAGSAVGASGLAAQALGTTTVAAAAAAMAWVFLDKILGHKLSAMGACIGAVVGLVAITPAAGFVSIPHAMTIGIIASIISNLVVSKFPKGKIDDALDVFACHGVGGMVGMLLTGVFASKSVNSIVGDNQGLIFGDATLFLIQLKALVLVSIFAFCASYALFFIVNKITPLRVSEDKEELGLDISQHGEYL; this is encoded by the coding sequence ATGCGAAAGATTATTTTAAGTGTGATATTGATCACAATTTTGGTATTATCCCTTTTTTCAAATTATTTTCTTACTGAATCCACAACTTTAGGAGAACATGTTGTTGCCTTAAAATTAGATACTGGAGATACGGCTTGGATGATCGTTGCCTCAGCTCTTGTATTAATAATGACTCCGGGACTTGGTTTCTTTTACGGTGGTATGGTAGGTAAGAAAAATGTTATCAGTACCATGTTACAAAGTTTCATGGCTATGGTAATTGTAACTGTTCTTTGGGTTGTAATTGGATTTGGATTATGTTTTGGACCAACAATTGGTGGTTTTATTGGTAACCCAACATCAAATATGTTTTTTCAAGGTGTAGGCTCTAATACAGCTTGGGAATTAGCTCCAACTATTCCTTTTATCTTGTTTGCGTTTTTTCAAGCAAAATTTGCAATTATAACACCAGCTTTAATAACTGGAGCTTTTGCAGAACGCGTTCGTTTTTGGGCTTACTTATTATTCATGGTTTTATTTATATTATTGATATACGCTCCACTATGTCACATGACTTGGCATCCTGATGGAATGTTCTTTAAAATGGGAGTATTAGACTTCGCTGGTGGTACTGTAGTACACATGAGTGCTGGTTGGGCTGCTCTTGCAGGAGCAATGTTCTTAGGAAAAAGAAAAGTTCAAAAAGTAAATCCTGCTCGTATTACTTACGTATTATTAGGTACAGGTTTATTATGGTTTGGTTGGTTTGGTTTCAACGCAGGATCTGCTGTAGGTGCTAGCGGTCTTGCTGCACAAGCTTTAGGAACTACTACAGTTGCTGCTGCTGCTGCTGCAATGGCTTGGGTATTCCTTGATAAAATTTTAGGACACAAATTATCTGCAATGGGAGCTTGTATCGGTGCAGTTGTTGGTTTAGTTGCCATCACTCCTGCTGCTGGTTTCGTAAGCATTCCTCACGCAATGACAATTGGTATTATCGCAAGTATTATAAGTAACCTTGTAGTAAGCAAATTTCCTAAAGGAAAAATTGATGATGCTTTAGATGTATTTGCTTGTCACGGTGTAGGTGGTATGGTTGGTATGCTTTTAACAGGTGTATTTGCTTCAAAATCTGTAAATTCAATTGTAGGAGACAATCAAGGTTTAATTTTTGGTGATGCTACATTGTTTTTAATCCAATTAAAAGCGCTTGTTTTGGTTTCTATCTTCGCATTCTGTGCTTCTTACGCTTTATTCTTTATTGTTAACAAAATCACTCCATTAAGAGTTAGTGAAGACAAAGAAGAATTAGGATTAGATATTTCTCAACATGGTGAATATTTATAA
- a CDS encoding protein-disulfide reductase DsbD family protein, whose protein sequence is MKKIVFLLLVFLAFAKGNAQILDPVKWTTKIEKKSGNTYLLTFNGTIENEWHMYSQFTPDGGPLPMEVIFKNQKGNFTLVGKAKESKTRTAFNDIFGVNETFFEKKAQITQEITVTNLKITKIEVDLNYQVCKDACINLEKKFTFDIPSVVVSVSSVESVVTMPTDSLKADTIVSPEVVKAEPVVASLETEKSDSKPASQRGLWSIFFIAFLSGFAALLTPCVFPMIPMTVSFFTKQSKNKAAGIRNAIIYGISIILIYVLLGFLVTWIFGADALNALSTNVWFNVIFFVLLVVFATSFLGAFEIMLPNSWANKVDNQADRGGIIGILFMALALAIVSFSCTGPIVGTLLVEAASKGGIAPIIGMLGFSLALALPFMLFALFPGWLNSLPKSGGWLNTVKVVLGFLELALAFKFLSNADLVLQLHLLEREVFLAIWIAIFGALAFYLFGKITLPHDSPLPHISVGRLLLGLLVMSFTVYMIPGLWGAPLKLINAFPPPMEYGESPFGVGGSGGSNSIAVFPSGAKSGPHGIVVFDDYEKGLAYAKSVNKPIMLDFTGFACVNCRKMENNVWSDNRVLSLLKNEIVLISLYVDDKRDLPKNEQFTSKTTGSVIETIGDKWTDFMISKYKTNTQPLYVLTDLEGNSLNTAKPTISYVSVEEYESWLKIGISKFKK, encoded by the coding sequence ATGAAGAAAATTGTTTTTTTACTACTTGTTTTTTTGGCTTTTGCCAAAGGAAATGCTCAGATTTTAGATCCTGTAAAATGGACTACCAAAATTGAAAAAAAATCAGGGAATACCTATTTGCTTACGTTTAACGGAACAATAGAAAACGAATGGCATATGTATTCTCAATTTACACCAGATGGCGGACCATTGCCAATGGAAGTGATTTTTAAGAATCAAAAAGGAAATTTTACCTTAGTTGGTAAAGCCAAAGAAAGTAAAACGAGAACTGCTTTTAATGATATTTTTGGTGTAAATGAAACTTTTTTTGAGAAAAAAGCTCAGATTACACAAGAGATAACGGTGACTAATTTGAAGATTACAAAAATTGAAGTCGATTTAAATTATCAGGTTTGTAAAGATGCTTGTATTAATTTAGAGAAGAAATTTACATTTGATATTCCTTCAGTAGTTGTTTCGGTTTCAAGTGTTGAATCAGTAGTTACGATGCCAACCGATTCTTTGAAAGCGGATACAATTGTTTCACCCGAAGTGGTTAAAGCGGAGCCGGTAGTTGCGTCTTTAGAAACAGAAAAATCGGATTCTAAACCCGCTTCACAAAGAGGTTTGTGGTCAATTTTCTTTATCGCTTTTTTATCAGGATTTGCTGCTTTATTAACGCCTTGTGTTTTTCCTATGATTCCTATGACGGTCAGTTTTTTTACCAAACAAAGTAAAAATAAAGCTGCTGGAATTCGGAATGCTATCATTTATGGGATTTCAATTATATTGATATATGTTCTTTTAGGATTTTTAGTAACCTGGATTTTTGGTGCCGATGCGTTGAATGCATTGTCGACAAATGTTTGGTTTAATGTGATATTTTTTGTTTTATTAGTTGTTTTTGCCACCTCATTTCTGGGGGCTTTTGAAATTATGTTACCCAATTCTTGGGCTAATAAAGTTGATAATCAAGCAGACAGAGGCGGAATAATTGGTATTTTATTTATGGCTTTGGCCTTGGCGATTGTTTCGTTTTCTTGTACAGGTCCAATAGTTGGAACACTTTTGGTAGAAGCTGCTTCAAAAGGTGGGATTGCTCCAATTATAGGAATGCTTGGTTTTTCATTAGCATTAGCCTTACCGTTTATGCTTTTTGCTTTGTTTCCAGGTTGGTTGAATTCTTTGCCAAAATCGGGTGGATGGTTGAATACGGTAAAAGTAGTTTTAGGATTTTTGGAATTAGCTTTGGCTTTCAAATTTTTATCAAATGCTGATTTGGTGTTGCAATTGCATTTGTTGGAAAGAGAAGTATTCTTAGCGATTTGGATTGCTATTTTTGGTGCTTTAGCCTTTTATTTATTTGGAAAAATTACTTTACCACATGATAGTCCGCTACCTCATATTTCGGTTGGCAGATTGTTATTAGGATTATTAGTGATGTCTTTTACGGTATATATGATTCCTGGACTTTGGGGAGCGCCATTAAAATTAATCAACGCTTTTCCGCCACCAATGGAATATGGTGAAAGTCCTTTTGGAGTTGGAGGTTCGGGTGGTTCAAATTCGATTGCAGTTTTCCCATCGGGAGCTAAAAGTGGTCCGCACGGGATTGTGGTTTTTGATGATTATGAAAAAGGATTGGCTTATGCCAAAAGTGTTAATAAACCAATAATGCTTGATTTTACTGGATTTGCATGTGTAAATTGTAGAAAAATGGAGAATAATGTTTGGTCGGACAATCGTGTTTTATCGCTGTTGAAAAACGAAATCGTTTTGATATCATTGTATGTTGATGATAAACGGGACTTGCCAAAAAACGAACAATTCACTTCGAAAACAACCGGTTCTGTAATTGAAACGATAGGCGATAAGTGGACAGATTTTATGATTTCTAAATATAAAACCAATACGCAACCTTTGTATGTTCTTACTGATTTAGAAGGAAATAGTCTTAATACAGCTAAACCAACCATAAGTTATGTTTCTGTTGAAGAATACGAAAGTTGGTTGAAAATTGGAATTTCAAAATTTAAAAAATAG
- the tilS gene encoding tRNA lysidine(34) synthetase TilS: protein MLAKLQKHIAHDFPFLEQKKLFLAVSGGLDSMVLVHLFQQLDFEIAILHCNFQLRGLESFGDQNFIQSYAQENNIPIFITQFDTTAFAKDYKLSTQVAARELRYSWFYEQLEAKNFDYLLTAHHADDTIETFLINLTRGTGLEGLTGIPKQNDKVIRPLLCFTREEIEHYAKENKIEWREDSSNASDKYLRNKIRHHLIPILKELNPNFMDSFQNTQNYLQDAQMLVEDASIMVYQQVAKQEEEAIFFDLNQLKKLPNYKSYLYQWLNEFGFTAWDDIYDLVDSQSGKQVFSAEFRLLKDRDFLILSPLHTIDEETEYIIDSLQNQINIPLNLSFSKVTDISIGSNTTIFVDEDALQFPLVLRHWKEGDSFQPFGMNGKSKKVSKLFKDEKLSLIDKENVWLLCSGTEIVWIIGMRQDDRFRITNTTKKLLKIQLE from the coding sequence ATGCTAGCGAAACTCCAAAAACACATTGCTCACGACTTTCCTTTTTTGGAACAAAAAAAACTATTTTTGGCCGTCAGTGGTGGCTTGGACAGCATGGTTTTAGTGCATTTGTTTCAACAATTGGATTTTGAAATTGCAATTTTGCACTGTAATTTTCAACTGCGCGGATTAGAAAGTTTTGGGGATCAGAATTTCATTCAAAGCTATGCGCAGGAAAATAACATCCCCATTTTTATAACGCAATTTGATACTACGGCTTTTGCCAAAGATTATAAACTTTCTACACAAGTTGCTGCCAGAGAATTGCGTTATAGCTGGTTTTACGAGCAATTAGAAGCTAAGAATTTCGATTATTTACTTACCGCACATCACGCGGATGATACTATAGAAACGTTTCTTATTAACTTGACACGAGGAACAGGATTAGAAGGTTTAACCGGAATTCCGAAGCAAAATGATAAAGTCATTCGGCCATTATTGTGTTTTACGCGTGAGGAAATTGAGCATTATGCCAAAGAAAATAAAATAGAATGGCGGGAAGACAGCAGTAATGCTTCGGATAAATATTTGCGCAATAAAATTCGACATCATCTAATTCCGATTTTGAAAGAATTGAATCCTAATTTTATGGACTCTTTTCAGAACACTCAAAACTATTTGCAGGATGCGCAAATGTTGGTTGAAGATGCTTCCATTATGGTGTATCAGCAAGTGGCAAAGCAGGAGGAAGAGGCTATTTTTTTTGATTTAAATCAGTTAAAAAAATTACCGAATTATAAATCGTATTTGTATCAATGGCTGAATGAATTTGGCTTTACGGCTTGGGACGATATTTATGATTTAGTTGACAGTCAGTCTGGTAAACAAGTTTTTTCGGCTGAATTTAGATTGTTGAAAGATCGTGATTTTTTAATCTTAAGTCCGTTACATACCATTGACGAAGAAACAGAATATATCATTGACAGTCTTCAAAATCAAATTAATATTCCCTTAAATCTTTCGTTTTCTAAAGTAACAGACATTAGCATAGGTTCAAATACAACTATCTTTGTCGACGAAGATGCATTGCAATTTCCATTAGTTTTACGGCATTGGAAAGAAGGAGATAGTTTTCAACCTTTTGGAATGAATGGAAAATCGAAGAAAGTGAGTAAACTTTTTAAAGACGAGAAATTATCTTTGATTGATAAAGAAAATGTTTGGTTACTTTGTTCTGGAACTGAAATTGTTTGGATCATAGGGATGCGGCAAGATGACCGTTTTAGAATTACAAATACAACAAAAAAACTGCTTAAAATACAACTTGAATAA
- a CDS encoding anthranilate synthase component I family protein: protein MRVSIYKSISNLAAFKQQLLAWSQQFREVVFLDSNAYPEVYSSFDCMLAVDAFTSVKTDYFNAFEDLKQYQQTTKDWLFGYLSYDLKNDIEVLSSTNFDGLEFPDLFFFQPKKIIVLRGNQLEIQYLNMCEDELEDDFEEITTFQLQTAVASSTIAVQQRISKVNYISKVNAMLDHIHRGDIYEANFCMEFFAENAVLNPIVKFQKLNEISKPPFAVFFKNNKQFLLSASPERYLKKEGDNLISQPIKGTAKRFLEAAEDEKSRIELASDPKERAENIMITDLVRNDLSRTAQKGSVQVKESCGIYSFLQVHQMISTITSKLDSKYAAVDAIKTTFPMGSMTGAPKFSVMKIIEELEETKRGLYSGAVGYFTPNGDFDFNVVIRSILYNQEKEYVSFSVGSAITSLSDPEKEYEECLLKAKAMLEVLE from the coding sequence TTGAGAGTTTCAATATATAAGTCTATTTCTAATCTGGCAGCTTTTAAGCAGCAGCTTTTAGCTTGGTCACAACAATTCCGAGAGGTTGTTTTTTTAGACAGTAATGCGTATCCGGAAGTATATTCGAGTTTTGATTGTATGCTTGCCGTCGATGCTTTTACGTCTGTAAAAACCGATTATTTCAATGCTTTTGAAGATTTAAAACAATACCAACAAACTACGAAAGACTGGCTTTTTGGGTATTTGTCCTATGATTTAAAAAATGATATTGAGGTTTTATCCTCCACTAATTTTGATGGATTAGAATTTCCGGATTTATTCTTCTTTCAACCTAAAAAAATAATTGTATTGAGAGGAAATCAACTCGAAATACAATATCTGAATATGTGTGAGGACGAATTGGAAGATGATTTCGAGGAAATTACTACTTTTCAATTGCAAACAGCTGTAGCTTCAAGTACAATTGCAGTACAACAGCGAATTTCAAAAGTCAATTATATATCGAAAGTCAATGCCATGCTCGATCATATTCATCGTGGAGATATTTATGAAGCTAATTTTTGTATGGAGTTTTTTGCCGAAAATGCAGTTTTAAATCCCATAGTGAAATTTCAAAAACTCAATGAAATTTCAAAACCGCCTTTTGCTGTTTTTTTTAAAAATAACAAGCAATTTTTACTTTCTGCTTCGCCGGAACGTTATTTGAAAAAAGAAGGTGATAATTTGATTTCCCAACCAATAAAAGGAACTGCGAAACGGTTTTTGGAAGCAGCTGAAGATGAAAAATCAAGAATAGAATTGGCTTCCGACCCAAAAGAGCGTGCCGAAAATATTATGATTACTGATTTGGTTCGGAATGATTTATCGCGAACTGCCCAAAAAGGCTCTGTTCAAGTCAAGGAATCCTGCGGAATTTATTCGTTCCTGCAGGTGCATCAAATGATTTCTACTATTACATCAAAATTAGATTCTAAATATGCTGCGGTTGATGCCATAAAAACTACATTTCCGATGGGAAGTATGACCGGAGCTCCAAAGTTTTCGGTGATGAAAATCATAGAGGAATTAGAAGAAACCAAACGCGGTTTGTATAGTGGGGCAGTAGGGTATTTTACGCCAAACGGGGATTTTGATTTTAATGTGGTCATTCGAAGTATTTTGTATAATCAGGAAAAGGAATACGTTTCCTTTTCGGTAGGAAGTGCCATTACTTCTTTATCAGATCCTGAAAAAGAATACGAAGAATGTTTGCTTAAAGCAAAAGCCATGCTTGAAGTTTTAGAATAG